Proteins encoded by one window of Methanobacterium sp. CWC-01:
- the cfbD gene encoding Ni-sirohydrochlorin a,c-diamide reductive cyclase catalytic subunit produces the protein MHPRPSPIAASLYTLRDLNADVVILHGPHGCCFRTGRLLENDGVRVLTTAMSENDFIFGAAEKLEETLKKANEMFSPQLVGVVGTCASMIIGEDLKEAVEKANIPATVLSVESHGGFGEGDNTEGAIIVLEAAQREGIIGQEEVERQVRMLKTATKIEKTRGMAQGGYIAPQYGDDKSEVAQRLLDAFRTGKKVVLVLNAKKETSYLFADLIKIPFHQLYPENPPTIIANLDERVGLPRIKQHAQNILEELTQEGVEIKTITGGLDEYPVTGREAVDFIKNIDYDMVVVAGVPHALPIEDLNAETIAVTDGPRLVEPLKKLGYTWVVTELDAHSKTLGTSEIVPSDFGTSLREKSNQ, from the coding sequence GTGCATCCACGACCCAGCCCCATCGCAGCATCACTTTACACTCTTCGCGACCTTAATGCCGACGTAGTAATCCTTCACGGACCACATGGCTGCTGTTTTCGTACTGGAAGACTTTTAGAAAACGACGGAGTTCGAGTTTTAACCACGGCCATGTCAGAAAATGATTTCATCTTCGGAGCAGCGGAGAAACTGGAGGAAACCCTGAAGAAGGCCAATGAAATGTTCTCACCCCAACTGGTAGGGGTGGTGGGTACTTGTGCCAGCATGATTATTGGTGAAGACCTTAAGGAAGCAGTGGAAAAGGCCAACATTCCCGCCACGGTGTTGAGTGTGGAATCCCACGGTGGTTTCGGGGAGGGGGATAACACCGAAGGAGCCATCATCGTACTGGAAGCCGCCCAACGGGAAGGAATAATAGGCCAGGAGGAAGTGGAAAGGCAGGTTAGGATGTTAAAAACGGCCACTAAGATAGAGAAGACCAGGGGGATGGCCCAGGGTGGATATATAGCCCCCCAATACGGGGACGATAAATCAGAAGTGGCCCAAAGACTTTTAGATGCATTTAGAACTGGCAAAAAAGTTGTTCTGGTGCTTAACGCCAAAAAAGAGACTTCTTACCTCTTTGCAGATTTAATTAAGATCCCATTCCACCAGTTATACCCTGAGAACCCCCCCACCATAATTGCTAACTTGGATGAAAGAGTGGGACTGCCCCGTATAAAACAGCACGCCCAGAACATACTGGAAGAGTTAACCCAGGAGGGAGTGGAAATAAAAACCATAACGGGCGGTCTGGATGAATATCCAGTCACTGGGCGGGAAGCAGTTGATTTTATTAAAAACATTGATTACGATATGGTGGTTGTGGCTGGAGTTCCCCATGCCTTACCCATTGAGGATTTGAATGCCGAAACCATAGCAGTCACAGATGGTCCCCGTTTGGTGGAGCCTCTTAAGAAATTGGGGTATACCTGGGTGGTTACTGAATTGGACGCCCATTCGAAGACCCTGGGAACCAGCGAAATCGTTCCATCTGACTTTGGAACTAGTTTAAGGGAGAAATCAAACCAGTAA
- a CDS encoding pseudomurein-binding repeat-containing protein encodes MHNQQRRFLVQFLLFLGCFLFFIGTANALDIFITSDSISGNSTQDVSNLKSIKGYIENGSLQNQTNLNITVDPIAPKPGEGERAVYTVKVNGVAVYLAASCPGTMKAVAKYAAVNNKGVIFVNTGSLDLKNTSILRRSWDDNFSDIYFAGIKTPYIFLRKAGVYIIQPNVARPGGTQDQKNEYIAKTISYFISTYPSMTSKVGRYYDSNLILYHEVSPATLAKVSQGIYNSNNYKQALQSSYSGYRLPTFLYMVTSYMNGPIYKPIYGYFNSPSDTHVKSTYTGTISRSEYRSIATSVNSYMRTYKKPPSYVKFKGKIIGYKDLLLMYATLTKDHTSKSGMTLASSYSFRKVWVY; translated from the coding sequence ATGCATAATCAACAAAGAAGATTTCTGGTACAGTTTCTATTATTTTTAGGTTGTTTTTTATTTTTCATCGGCACCGCCAACGCACTTGATATTTTCATTACTTCTGATTCCATTTCTGGAAATAGCACTCAAGACGTGTCGAATTTAAAATCCATTAAAGGATATATTGAAAATGGTAGTTTGCAGAATCAAACTAATTTAAACATAACGGTGGATCCAATAGCTCCCAAGCCAGGAGAGGGAGAAAGGGCGGTTTACACGGTTAAAGTAAACGGTGTTGCTGTTTATTTAGCCGCCAGCTGTCCTGGAACCATGAAAGCTGTCGCTAAGTATGCCGCTGTAAATAATAAGGGAGTCATTTTTGTTAATACTGGTAGCTTAGATTTAAAAAATACAAGTATTTTAAGAAGATCTTGGGATGATAACTTTTCAGATATCTATTTTGCCGGTATTAAGACTCCATACATATTCTTGAGAAAAGCGGGAGTATACATTATACAGCCCAATGTCGCCCGTCCAGGAGGAACGCAGGACCAGAAAAATGAGTACATTGCCAAGACGATTAGCTACTTTATAAGTACTTATCCCAGTATGACTAGCAAAGTAGGGAGGTATTATGATTCTAATTTAATTCTTTATCATGAAGTCTCTCCTGCAACATTAGCCAAGGTTTCTCAGGGCATTTACAATTCAAATAATTATAAACAAGCGCTTCAAAGCAGTTACAGCGGTTATCGTTTGCCCACATTCCTATATATGGTAACTTCTTATATGAACGGACCAATTTACAAACCAATCTACGGATACTTTAATAGCCCCTCTGATACACACGTAAAAAGCACGTATACTGGAACCATAAGCAGAAGCGAGTACCGTAGCATAGCTACATCTGTTAACAGTTACATGCGCACGTACAAAAAACCTCCTAGTTATGTGAAATTTAAAGGTAAAATAATCGGTTATAAAGATCTTCTGTTGATGTATGCTACTTTAACAAAAGATCATACCAGTAAATCTGGAATGACACTGGCAAGTAGTTATAGCTTCCGAAAAGTGTGGGTTTATTAA
- the sfsA gene encoding DNA/RNA nuclease SfsA, translated as MQIGNLFRGTFKERPNRFTVLFQHEGRLEKAHLRDPGRLRELLLPGADLLLRPAKNIANRKTKYDVIAVWTEGIWVLINSGFHSDLAQELIESGLISEFEGFEIEKREYAYGKSRLDFLLTGRSGCILLEVKGCTLVEEGYAQFPDAPTERGKRHVEELVKAKIQGLKAAVLFIIPREDAEIFSPNWKMDPQFSLALQQAQEEGVHIIVYSFRMVYKKDSLTLNPLKRIKVKLKK; from the coding sequence ATGCAAATTGGGAACTTATTTAGGGGCACCTTTAAGGAAAGGCCCAACCGCTTTACGGTGCTCTTTCAACATGAGGGACGTCTGGAGAAGGCCCACCTTCGGGATCCGGGCAGACTCCGGGAATTGTTACTCCCTGGGGCGGATTTATTGTTGCGTCCTGCTAAAAACATTGCTAATCGGAAAACCAAATACGATGTTATCGCGGTCTGGACTGAAGGTATCTGGGTGCTTATAAACTCGGGTTTCCACAGTGATCTGGCCCAGGAACTGATAGAATCCGGATTAATTTCAGAATTTGAAGGATTTGAGATTGAAAAAAGGGAATACGCCTATGGTAAGAGTCGGCTGGATTTTCTGCTCACCGGGCGGTCGGGATGTATACTGTTAGAGGTTAAGGGCTGCACACTGGTGGAGGAAGGCTATGCCCAGTTCCCTGATGCTCCTACCGAAAGGGGCAAAAGACACGTCGAGGAACTGGTAAAAGCCAAAATTCAGGGATTAAAGGCGGCGGTTCTCTTCATCATTCCGAGGGAGGATGCGGAGATTTTTTCACCGAACTGGAAGATGGATCCTCAATTTTCTCTAGCCCTGCAGCAGGCCCAGGAAGAGGGAGTCCATATCATTGTGTACTCCTTCCGGATGGTGTATAAAAAAGATAGTTTAACTCTGAATCCACTAAAAAGGATAAAAGTGAAGTTGAAAAAATAA
- a CDS encoding AIR synthase-related protein, which yields MDIEGFTRQALKEDEEKLIQERLKDKILEYKNISPERAADMAGAVIDEVKSTLKIKDHPDKDLQELIGYPGAGVAMGEMGVGSRGEGDFFVHRRIADIVKSTHTDAFINPTAQDDGGVVQSRLEREEVYITTAVDGIHSRLSEYPFLGGFHVARAAMRDVCVMGADPVALLSDLHLADDGDVGKLFDYTAGVCAVSELTGVPLVAGSTLRVGGDMVLGDRLVSAVGAVGISAHPPTARKEARVGDVILLTEGSGGGTITTTAIYHGLFDVVWETMDISFIKASEAILKAGLLPQVHAMTDVTNGGLRGDAHEISQTTGLGLEFHEDKIRELVNPKVLEMLEMLDVDPLGVSVDSLMIIATEEVAQEVEEVVRMAGVKIARIGSVDDTGVPRILTSTGEVELRPLFREAAYTKIKKLVGDVQPEDFQKMKEKVEKAALEAIEKKDKIVDRVRKG from the coding sequence ATGGATATTGAAGGCTTCACCAGGCAGGCCCTGAAAGAAGATGAAGAAAAACTAATCCAGGAACGTCTAAAGGATAAGATTCTGGAGTATAAAAATATAAGCCCAGAAAGAGCAGCGGATATGGCTGGGGCAGTGATCGATGAAGTAAAAAGTACCTTAAAAATAAAAGATCACCCCGATAAAGACTTGCAAGAGTTAATTGGATACCCGGGAGCAGGAGTGGCCATGGGAGAAATGGGAGTGGGCTCCCGGGGGGAAGGGGACTTCTTCGTCCACCGCCGGATCGCAGACATCGTGAAGAGCACCCACACCGATGCCTTCATCAACCCCACAGCCCAGGATGATGGAGGAGTTGTACAGTCCCGCCTAGAAAGAGAGGAAGTGTACATCACCACCGCTGTGGATGGTATCCACTCCCGTTTGAGTGAATATCCATTCCTAGGCGGATTCCACGTGGCCCGGGCGGCCATGAGAGATGTTTGTGTTATGGGAGCTGATCCAGTGGCACTGCTTAGTGATCTGCACCTCGCCGATGATGGAGATGTGGGGAAGCTCTTTGACTACACCGCTGGGGTCTGTGCAGTTTCAGAGTTAACTGGAGTTCCACTGGTGGCAGGTAGCACCCTCCGGGTGGGGGGAGACATGGTATTAGGGGATCGGCTGGTCAGTGCCGTAGGCGCCGTGGGAATTTCAGCCCATCCTCCCACTGCCCGGAAGGAAGCACGGGTCGGAGATGTTATACTGCTGACTGAAGGTAGTGGGGGGGGCACCATCACCACCACCGCCATATACCACGGACTCTTCGATGTGGTGTGGGAAACCATGGATATCAGCTTCATAAAAGCATCGGAAGCCATCTTAAAGGCAGGGTTACTCCCCCAGGTACATGCCATGACTGACGTCACCAACGGCGGTCTGAGGGGAGATGCCCACGAAATATCCCAGACCACCGGATTGGGACTGGAGTTCCACGAGGACAAAATACGTGAACTGGTGAATCCCAAGGTCCTAGAAATGCTGGAGATGCTGGATGTTGATCCTCTTGGCGTTTCAGTGGATTCTTTGATGATCATAGCCACCGAGGAGGTGGCCCAGGAAGTGGAAGAAGTAGTTAGGATGGCCGGAGTTAAGATCGCCCGAATTGGTAGTGTGGACGATACCGGGGTGCCACGTATACTAACCTCCACTGGTGAGGTGGAATTAAGACCACTCTTCCGTGAAGCTGCCTACACCAAGATAAAAAAATTAGTGGGAGACGTTCAACCAGAAGACTTCCAGAAAATGAAGGAAAAAGTGGAAAAAGCTGCTTTAGAGGCTATAGAAAAAAAAGACAAAATAGTGGATCGGGTTAGAAAAGGGTAA
- the hisH gene encoding imidazole glycerol phosphate synthase subunit HisH produces the protein MITIIDYGSGNLKSISNGFARIGREVRISRDKEELEESEALVLPGVGAFGTAMEHLHGYQEVIHQHIHNGKPFLGICLGLQVLFTSSQESPGVKGLNVFPGEVIRFPPFIREEGLKIPHMGWNNLQIKRECPILEGVSSDFMYFVHSFYVKPQDDKIVAASVNYGIEVPCIVFKDNVFATQFHPEKSGEKGLLILKNFLKKVDSY, from the coding sequence ATGATCACTATTATCGACTACGGAAGCGGAAATCTAAAGAGCATAAGCAACGGATTTGCCCGGATCGGAAGAGAAGTTAGAATTTCCCGGGACAAAGAAGAACTGGAAGAATCAGAAGCCTTGGTCCTACCCGGGGTGGGTGCCTTCGGCACGGCCATGGAGCATCTACATGGCTACCAGGAGGTTATACACCAGCATATCCATAATGGTAAACCTTTTTTGGGCATATGCCTCGGTTTACAAGTTTTATTCACCTCCAGCCAGGAAAGCCCAGGTGTTAAGGGATTAAATGTGTTTCCGGGAGAAGTGATCCGTTTTCCACCATTTATACGTGAAGAAGGGCTTAAAATCCCACATATGGGCTGGAATAATCTCCAAATAAAACGTGAATGTCCTATTTTGGAAGGGGTGAGTTCAGACTTCATGTACTTCGTTCATTCCTTCTACGTTAAGCCCCAAGATGACAAAATAGTCGCGGCTAGTGTTAATTACGGTATTGAAGTTCCCTGCATAGTTTTTAAGGATAACGTGTTTGCCACCCAGTTCCATCCCGAAAAAAGTGGAGAAAAAGGCCTTTTAATTCTAAAAAACTTCCTAAAAAAGGTTGATTCGTATTGA
- a CDS encoding potassium channel family protein, translating to MFVLFRLIRKGIPAIAKDRLTRIFALVLGVIAYSTIGFHLIEGQPWGISLYWTFVTIGTVGYGDYSPKTPLGLFFTISVIIFGIGTFALALESLVGLLFKRQQMKILGLINVERSKHVVICGWTESTAECIKDIGKENEVFVLEEKEEVRKNALKNGANFVQGDPTRIKDLKKANVKGAKAVIVDLDSDSRAIHCILGIRKIDQDVRVIAEAQRYENIEQIKLAGATQIISPYVISGRLMYKSIDDGYEAMFVQDVLAEKKERELKEVIVGENSYFVGKTVLEADIHEKTGVVLVGIGEEGKLKIDPSRNFIIKAGDVILGIGKPEEFERLEKECNADKN from the coding sequence ATGTTTGTCCTCTTTCGCCTTATAAGAAAAGGGATACCCGCAATTGCTAAGGATCGGTTGACTAGAATATTTGCTCTGGTTCTGGGGGTTATTGCCTACAGTACCATTGGTTTTCATCTAATAGAAGGACAACCCTGGGGGATATCCCTTTACTGGACTTTCGTGACCATAGGGACCGTGGGATATGGAGATTACAGTCCAAAAACTCCATTAGGATTATTCTTTACAATTTCGGTGATTATATTTGGTATTGGGACTTTTGCTCTGGCACTAGAGTCCTTAGTGGGTTTACTATTTAAAAGGCAGCAAATGAAGATTTTGGGGCTGATAAACGTGGAAAGATCAAAACACGTGGTTATATGTGGTTGGACAGAGAGCACTGCCGAGTGTATAAAGGATATTGGGAAAGAAAATGAAGTGTTCGTTTTAGAAGAAAAAGAAGAAGTGCGAAAAAATGCCCTTAAAAATGGGGCTAACTTCGTGCAGGGGGACCCCACCCGTATCAAGGACCTGAAAAAGGCCAACGTTAAGGGTGCCAAAGCGGTTATCGTGGATTTGGATTCTGACTCTCGTGCTATTCACTGCATACTGGGAATTCGGAAAATCGACCAGGATGTGCGCGTCATTGCCGAGGCCCAGCGCTATGAGAATATCGAACAGATCAAGCTGGCCGGTGCCACCCAGATCATCTCTCCCTACGTTATCTCCGGCCGATTGATGTACAAAAGCATCGATGATGGCTACGAGGCCATGTTCGTCCAGGATGTGCTGGCCGAGAAGAAAGAAAGAGAACTGAAAGAGGTTATCGTCGGAGAAAACAGTTACTTCGTAGGGAAAACAGTCTTAGAAGCCGATATACATGAAAAAACCGGGGTGGTGTTGGTGGGGATTGGTGAAGAAGGTAAGTTAAAAATAGATCCATCCCGAAATTTCATCATCAAAGCAGGAGACGTAATTCTGGGAATTGGGAAACCAGAAGAGTTTGAAAGGTTAGAAAAGGAGTGTAATGCTGATAAAAACTAG
- a CDS encoding sugar phosphate nucleotidyltransferase, which yields MTKTVGMILCGGFGKRLRPLTERVPKPLIEIKDDYTILDKQLFDFKNSGVEQVFLLTGFLSDKIQERYGHDYMGVKIEYVEEDEPLGTLNAIKLGMDAVGQDKQCVIRNGDVVADLNIKKMIEQGEKSDYPLSIFITRMVSPYGIVEISGDRLVSFKEKPVLDYYINGGVYFTKGPIDFGDFDVGDIEKTVFPMYAKENKLGYYKEDGLFWMAIDTSKELEEIRKEYRNREDKPWGYEKILINTEKYLTKELFLREGYQTSYHHHPQKDETMYILSGAGYIQFEGRKDYFAKNDTIRIKPMENHTIVAMENTLLHEISTPHPDDTVRIKDFYNVR from the coding sequence ATGACCAAAACAGTGGGAATGATACTCTGCGGAGGTTTCGGAAAGCGTCTGCGACCCCTCACCGAAAGGGTTCCAAAACCCCTCATAGAAATAAAGGACGATTACACCATCCTGGACAAGCAACTTTTTGACTTCAAAAATTCCGGCGTGGAACAGGTATTTCTGTTGACCGGCTTTTTAAGTGACAAGATACAGGAACGCTATGGCCACGATTACATGGGGGTTAAGATTGAGTACGTTGAAGAAGACGAGCCACTAGGAACTCTTAACGCCATTAAATTGGGGATGGATGCTGTGGGGCAGGATAAACAGTGTGTAATCCGTAATGGAGACGTGGTGGCTGATCTGAACATTAAAAAGATGATCGAACAGGGTGAGAAATCCGATTATCCACTTTCCATATTCATCACTCGCATGGTGTCTCCCTACGGCATTGTGGAGATAAGCGGAGACCGGCTGGTTTCATTTAAAGAAAAACCGGTGCTGGATTATTACATTAACGGCGGAGTATATTTCACCAAGGGACCGATAGATTTCGGAGATTTCGACGTAGGAGATATTGAAAAGACTGTGTTCCCCATGTACGCCAAGGAAAATAAGTTAGGCTACTACAAGGAAGACGGCCTGTTCTGGATGGCCATTGACACCTCCAAGGAACTGGAAGAGATCCGAAAAGAGTACCGGAATCGGGAAGACAAGCCATGGGGATACGAAAAGATTCTCATAAACACCGAGAAGTACTTGACCAAGGAGCTGTTCCTGCGGGAGGGCTACCAGACCTCCTATCATCACCATCCCCAGAAGGATGAAACTATGTACATCCTCAGTGGAGCTGGTTACATACAATTTGAAGGACGAAAAGATTACTTCGCTAAAAACGACACCATTCGCATTAAACCTATGGAAAACCACACCATTGTGGCCATGGAAAACACGTTACTCCATGAGATTTCCACGCCTCATCCTGATGATACCGTTAGGATCAAGGATTTCTACAATGTGCGTTGA
- a CDS encoding cation-translocating P-type ATPase, with translation MPIYKLAPEEVFREMNTSKNGLTEKEAQKRLEEYGPNQIEEVKQKPIIYKFLANLYQLLAILLWAASFLAFLSGTPQLGAAIIAVIIINAVFSFWQEYQAEKAIEALKKILPSRAKVLRQGKSREILTAELVPGDVLLLGEGDNISADARLVEVFQMKVDSSTLTGESRPVRKVEHEIKDLGRPFVEISNLVFAGTSVASGSGKAVVFATGTETEFNQIAALTQELKEEPSPLQKELNRLTRIIAFIAILLGLSLFAINVWLVQLSLTVAFIFAIGLTVANVPEGLLPTVTLSLAASVQKMAQKNALIKRLASVETLGSTTIICTDKTGTLTTNAMTVRQVWIPYELVEVTGSGYEPQGSFLQEGKEVNSHEIREIKLLMRAASFCNDAKLIAPQGSGEKWRVLGDPTEAALLVSAEKIGFDWEEEMKTIPRIVELPFDSERKSMTSIHQKPDKRVAYVKGAPKKIISLSSFISVDGKPQPLSEEEKEDIVKVHDELASQGLRILAMAYRNLPPDLAGYTPELVETDLTLVGMVAMQDPPRPEVRDAVKDCQQAGIRIIMITGDYGLTAQAIAREVGIIKGEGCRIIKGKDLNQMTDEEVLEVLTSGENVIFARAIPEHKMRIASLLEEEDEIVAMTGDGVNDAPALRKADIGVAMGITGTDVAKEASDMVLTDDNFATIVTAITEGRTIYENIRKFITYIFAHETAEIIPFVLMVLFGVPLPITVMQILAIDLGTDTVPALALGVGPSESDVMQRPPRSRKERLLNRGVVLRGYVFLGLIEAFLVMSGYFWVLFSGGWQWGQQLSFMDPLYLKATTMVFAGIVMAQMGNLLGCQTSRTSVFSLGVFRNKWIIRGILFAMAVLLAIIYLPPFQSIFGTTPLGVWEWLYILSFVPIMFLAEELRKYVVRRRDKDQTP, from the coding sequence ATGCCGATCTACAAACTTGCTCCCGAAGAAGTTTTTCGGGAAATGAATACTTCCAAGAATGGTTTAACCGAAAAAGAAGCCCAGAAAAGATTGGAAGAATACGGGCCAAACCAGATCGAGGAAGTTAAACAAAAACCTATAATATACAAATTTTTAGCCAACCTATATCAGTTACTGGCAATTTTACTGTGGGCAGCCAGCTTTTTAGCTTTTTTAAGTGGAACTCCCCAGTTGGGGGCGGCCATAATCGCCGTCATTATTATAAACGCTGTTTTCAGTTTCTGGCAGGAATACCAGGCTGAAAAGGCCATTGAAGCCCTGAAGAAGATTCTGCCCTCCCGGGCTAAGGTGTTGCGTCAGGGGAAGAGCAGAGAAATTTTAACGGCAGAGCTGGTTCCGGGGGATGTGCTTCTTTTAGGAGAGGGTGACAACATCTCCGCCGACGCCCGGCTGGTAGAAGTCTTCCAGATGAAGGTGGATAGCTCCACCCTGACCGGTGAATCCCGGCCAGTGCGAAAGGTGGAACATGAAATTAAGGACCTGGGTCGACCCTTCGTGGAGATATCCAACCTGGTTTTCGCGGGTACCAGTGTGGCCTCCGGGTCCGGCAAGGCGGTGGTATTCGCCACCGGGACTGAAACCGAATTTAACCAGATTGCAGCCCTCACCCAAGAGTTGAAGGAGGAGCCCAGCCCGCTCCAGAAGGAACTGAACCGTCTGACTAGGATTATCGCCTTCATCGCCATTTTACTGGGCCTGAGCCTCTTTGCAATAAATGTGTGGCTGGTGCAGCTATCCCTAACCGTGGCCTTCATCTTCGCCATCGGCCTCACCGTGGCCAATGTCCCCGAGGGTCTGCTACCCACTGTAACTCTATCCCTGGCTGCTTCTGTACAGAAAATGGCCCAGAAGAATGCTCTTATCAAACGTCTGGCCAGTGTGGAGACCCTGGGATCCACCACCATCATCTGCACCGACAAAACCGGCACCCTTACCACCAATGCCATGACCGTGCGTCAGGTCTGGATACCCTACGAACTGGTGGAAGTCACCGGGTCTGGCTATGAGCCACAGGGCAGCTTTTTGCAGGAGGGAAAAGAAGTAAACTCCCATGAAATTCGGGAGATAAAGTTATTGATGAGGGCTGCGTCATTCTGTAACGATGCCAAGTTGATTGCTCCCCAGGGTAGTGGTGAGAAGTGGCGGGTGCTGGGAGATCCCACCGAAGCTGCTCTTTTGGTGTCGGCTGAAAAGATTGGGTTTGACTGGGAAGAGGAGATGAAAACCATACCCCGTATCGTGGAGTTACCCTTCGATTCAGAGCGCAAATCCATGACTAGCATCCACCAAAAGCCAGATAAACGTGTAGCATATGTTAAAGGAGCCCCTAAAAAGATTATAAGTCTTTCCAGTTTCATATCAGTAGATGGTAAACCCCAACCACTCTCAGAAGAAGAAAAAGAAGATATCGTAAAGGTTCACGATGAACTGGCCTCGCAGGGACTGCGAATACTGGCCATGGCCTACCGTAACCTTCCCCCTGATCTGGCTGGCTACACACCTGAGCTGGTAGAAACTGATCTGACCCTGGTGGGGATGGTGGCCATGCAAGATCCGCCCCGACCAGAGGTTCGTGATGCGGTTAAGGACTGTCAACAGGCCGGTATACGCATTATCATGATCACCGGAGATTATGGCCTGACTGCCCAAGCCATTGCCCGGGAAGTGGGCATAATAAAGGGCGAGGGCTGTAGAATAATCAAAGGTAAAGATTTAAACCAGATGACTGATGAGGAAGTCCTGGAAGTTTTAACGTCCGGAGAAAACGTCATCTTCGCCCGGGCCATTCCTGAGCACAAGATGCGCATAGCCAGCCTCCTGGAAGAGGAGGATGAAATCGTGGCCATGACCGGCGACGGGGTTAATGACGCCCCTGCTCTGAGGAAGGCAGATATTGGGGTGGCCATGGGGATAACTGGTACCGATGTGGCTAAGGAGGCATCAGATATGGTTCTGACGGATGATAACTTTGCCACCATCGTCACCGCCATAACCGAGGGGCGCACCATCTACGAGAACATACGCAAGTTCATAACCTACATATTCGCCCACGAAACGGCTGAAATCATCCCATTCGTGCTTATGGTCCTCTTTGGGGTGCCACTGCCAATCACCGTCATGCAGATACTGGCCATCGATCTGGGTACTGATACCGTGCCAGCCCTGGCCTTGGGGGTGGGCCCTTCGGAGTCGGATGTGATGCAAAGACCACCAAGATCCCGGAAAGAGCGTCTGCTTAACCGGGGCGTGGTACTGCGCGGTTACGTATTCCTGGGACTAATCGAAGCATTTCTGGTCATGTCCGGGTACTTCTGGGTCCTGTTCAGTGGAGGGTGGCAGTGGGGACAGCAATTATCCTTCATGGATCCCCTGTACCTGAAAGCCACCACCATGGTATTTGCTGGCATAGTAATGGCCCAGATGGGGAACCTGTTAGGATGCCAGACCAGTAGAACCTCTGTTTTCAGCCTGGGTGTATTTAGAAATAAGTGGATAATCAGGGGGATTCTTTTTGCCATGGCGGTGCTCCTGGCCATTATATACCTTCCACCCTTCCAGAGCATATTTGGAACCACACCCCTGGGAGTCTGGGAGTGGCTTTACATCCTCAGTTTCGTCCCCATCATGTTCCTGGCTGAAGAACTGCGCAAATATGTGGTGCGGCGGAGAGATAAAGATCAAACACCTTAA
- a CDS encoding HIT family protein: MDCEYFERLKGQHYGDLLFETEHWMVLLAPDQRNLGTCVVALKRDEIELSGLNKDEWLDFDQIVKKLESTVKKAFNATLFNWGCLMNSSYLEDPPLPHLHWHFIPRYRNSVKLNDKTFYDPCFGQSTMNNREKPIHLSDGLKSKIKAIILHNLK; the protein is encoded by the coding sequence ATGGATTGTGAATATTTTGAGAGGCTTAAAGGGCAGCACTATGGTGATTTGTTATTTGAGACAGAACACTGGATGGTGCTCCTGGCACCAGATCAAAGGAATCTCGGAACTTGTGTGGTGGCTTTGAAAAGAGATGAAATAGAACTATCCGGTTTAAACAAAGATGAATGGTTGGATTTTGATCAGATTGTGAAAAAACTTGAATCAACTGTGAAAAAAGCCTTCAATGCCACCTTGTTTAACTGGGGTTGTTTGATGAACTCATCTTACCTCGAAGACCCGCCCCTTCCGCACCTGCACTGGCATTTCATCCCCCGATATCGGAATTCAGTGAAATTAAATGATAAAACATTCTATGATCCTTGCTTTGGCCAAAGTACCATGAATAATCGAGAAAAGCCGATTCATCTCTCAGATGGATTAAAAAGTAAAATAAAAGCCATTATTTTGCATAATCTAAAATAA